A single window of Scomber scombrus chromosome 12, fScoSco1.1, whole genome shotgun sequence DNA harbors:
- the b3gnt2b gene encoding N-acetyllactosaminide beta-1,3-N-acetylglucosaminyltransferase 2, translating into MALMRRRLKLGVTVMMINVFLFIIISRHSSQDKNGRHKIVIPPKPFWTKLVLSSSYWNRQQQILDLKNNPILLANFSVSDLPDWLTDHNMTSDPCQPDLRVTTQVKDYNSLPNRFKDFLLYMRCRSYPIMVDQPNICKEPPFLLLAVKSLAPHFDRRQAIRQSWGRAGVMANQSVVTIFLLGNATAGDHHPDLSEMLRYESERHKDIIQWDYRDSFFNLTVKEVLFLEWIQTRCPGARFIFKGDDDVFVNTYRILDFLKGLSPSKARDLFVGDVITNAGPHRDKKVKYFIPESMYKGAYPPYAGGGGYLYSGDIAARLHNASRKVALYPIDDVYTGMCMRKIGLSPEKHKGFRTFNIEEKYRANPCAYKSLMLVHPRTPQEIIQIWAWLSSPDLNCQ; encoded by the coding sequence ATGGCGCTGATGCGAAGGAGGCTGAAGCTCGGggtgacagtgatgatgatcaacgtcttcctcttcatcatcatctcccGACACAGCAGCCAGGACAAAAACGGGCGTCACAAGATCGTCATTCCTCCCAAACCGTTCTGGACCAAACTGGTACTCAGCTCGTCTTACTGGAACCGCCAGCAGCAGATTCTGGACTTAAAGAATAATCCAATCCTGCTGGCGAACTTCAGCGTCTCAGACTTGCCTGACTGGCTTACTGATCACAAtatgacctctgacccctgccAGCCTGACTTGAGGGTTACCACTCAGGTGAAAGACTACAACTCGCTACCGAACCGCtttaaggacttcctgctttacATGCGCTGCCGCTCTTACCCGATCATGGTGGACCAGCCTAACATCTGTAAGGAGCCGCCGTTCCTGCTTCTGGCCGTTAAATCGCTCGCGCCGCATTTCGACCGCCGTCAGGCCATCCGTCAGTCCTGGGGACGGGCGGGTGTCATGGCCAATCAGTCGGTGGTTACTATCTTTCTTCTTGGGAACGCCACAGCGGGGGATCACCACCCGGATCTGTCCGAGATGCTGCGCTACGAGAGCGAACGCCACAAAGACATCATCCAGTGGGATTACAGGGACTCATTCTTCAACTTGACTGTCAAAGAAGTCCTGTTCCTGGAGTGGATACAGACCCGCTGTCCCGGCGCTCGCTTCATCTTCAAAGGTGACGACGACGTCTTTGTCAACACGTATCGCATCCTGGACTTCCTCAAGGGCCTCTCGCCGTCCAAGGCCAGGGATCTGTTCGTGGGTGACGTGATCACCAACGCCGGTCCACACCGAGACAAGAAAGTCAAATACTTCATCCCAGAGAGCATGTACAAGGGGGCGTACCCTCCGTACGCAGGAGGAGGCGGGTACCTTTATTCTGGTGACATCGCTGCTCGTCTGCATAATGCGTCGCGAAAAGTGGCGCTCTACCCGATAGATGACGTCTACACAGGTATGTGTATGAGGAAGATCGGGCTTTCTCCAGAGAAGCACAAAGGCTTCAGGACATTTAACATAGAGGAGAAGTACAGGGCGAACCCATGCGCCTACAAGAGCTTGATGCTCGTTCACCCGAGGACCCCGCAGGAGATAATCCAGATCTGGGCCTGGCTCAGTAGTCCTGACCTGAACTGCCAGTGA